In Deltaproteobacteria bacterium, the following proteins share a genomic window:
- the adk gene encoding adenylate kinase: protein MRLILLGGPGAGKGTQANFIKEKFGIPQISTGDMLRAAVTAGTQLGLEAKKYMDAGGLVPDDVIIGLVKERIKKADCEKGFLFDGFPRTIPQAEAMKEAGVAIDYVVEIDVPDAEIIKRMSGRRVHLASGRTYHIIFNPPKVEGKDDVTGEPLIQRDDDKEETVRKRLEVYHAQTEPLVDFYKKWAASGDPKAPKYVRINGVGSVEDIKNAIFKALGA, encoded by the coding sequence ATGAGACTCATTCTTTTGGGAGGACCAGGGGCCGGCAAGGGTACGCAGGCGAATTTCATCAAGGAGAAATTCGGCATCCCCCAGATCTCGACAGGTGACATGCTTCGTGCGGCGGTCACGGCCGGAACCCAGCTCGGTCTCGAGGCGAAAAAGTATATGGATGCCGGCGGTCTCGTCCCGGATGACGTGATCATCGGACTCGTCAAGGAGAGGATCAAGAAGGCCGATTGTGAGAAGGGTTTCCTCTTTGACGGATTTCCCCGGACCATTCCCCAGGCCGAGGCCATGAAAGAGGCCGGGGTCGCTATTGATTACGTGGTGGAGATCGACGTTCCGGACGCAGAGATCATCAAGCGGATGAGCGGTCGCAGGGTACATCTTGCCTCGGGTAGGACCTACCACATTATATTCAACCCACCCAAGGTCGAGGGCAAGGACGACGTAACGGGTGAGCCCCTTATTCAGCGGGATGATGACAAGGAGGAGACGGTCCGCAAGCGTCTCGAGGTCTACCACGCCCAGACCGAGCCGCTTGTCGATTTCTACAAGAAGTGGGCGGCATCAGGCGACCCAAAGGCGCCTAAATATGTGCGAATCAATGGCGTAGGCTCTGTCGAGGACATCAAGAACGCCATCTTCAAGGCCCTGGGGGCCTGA
- the glgP gene encoding alpha-glucan family phosphorylase, translated as MRIIQTINIAPNLPKPLLPLMRIARNLWWTWNPRAIYLFQDMDRDVWERSGHNPVAMLGMIEQPRLEELSRDDIFLARMEEVFNELDYYLTSSTWYDKKKDKDGKKDLIAYFSAEFGLHESLPLYSGGLGILAGDHMKSASDLGLPLVGVGLLYKHGYFQQYLNPEGWQMETYPSNDFFNMPMDLVRDANGDPITVSVDMAGRQVFIRIWEILVGRVKLLMLDSDVPLNSAKDRQITSYLYGGDKETRLQQEIVLGIGGIRALNALDLAPTVCHMNEGHSAFMAVERIRLLMKEQALSFDEAVEAVRATSTFTTHTPVPAGIDHFPQDLMRRYFTGIASELTIGIDSFLGLGRIEPGNPAEDFSMAVLAIRCASQTNGVSRLHGEVSRRMWSGLWPQIPKNEVPITHITNGVHTRGWLSSEMSRLYERYLGVRWIDEPANHAIWKRVEQIPAFELWRARQRMTDALISFARSRLKKQLLAKGAPRHQLDQVDEILDPEALTIGFARRFAAYKRATLVFRDPDRLARILNNPERPVQIIFGGKAHPQDRFGKELIHKVIEIANRPEFRKKIVFIENYDIELARNLVQGVDVWLNTPRRPNEASGTSGMKVTANGGINFSVLDGWWVEGYRGDNGWSIGAGEEYTNEEEQDEIESRLLYEVLENSIVPLFYQRSSDGIPHGWLEMMKKSIMTICPTFNTNRMVEEYASKFYFPNGQRWHVLAASQWKDLKELVQWKKKAIASWSHVKFHDVRIPLDKTPKVGDRLPIRATIELGPFNPEEIRVEAYIGRLDEKGDILEGSALPLLPTGEKDGEKAVFEGKILCLSSGQIGFTLRCYPYRKELSHKFELGLLTWWQA; from the coding sequence ATGAGGATCATCCAGACCATCAACATCGCTCCCAATCTCCCCAAGCCGCTCTTGCCCCTCATGCGCATTGCGCGCAATCTCTGGTGGACCTGGAACCCCAGGGCAATCTATCTCTTTCAGGACATGGACCGGGATGTATGGGAACGCTCCGGTCACAACCCCGTTGCCATGCTCGGGATGATAGAACAGCCCCGACTCGAGGAACTCTCCCGGGACGATATATTTCTTGCTCGAATGGAAGAGGTCTTCAACGAGCTCGACTACTATCTGACTTCATCCACTTGGTACGATAAAAAAAAGGACAAAGACGGGAAAAAGGACCTCATCGCTTACTTTTCCGCGGAGTTTGGCCTTCACGAGAGCCTTCCCCTGTATTCTGGAGGTCTCGGGATCCTGGCCGGTGACCACATGAAGTCTGCTAGCGATCTAGGCCTTCCATTGGTTGGGGTGGGACTGCTCTACAAGCATGGATACTTCCAGCAGTATCTCAACCCCGAAGGTTGGCAGATGGAGACGTACCCATCGAATGATTTTTTCAACATGCCCATGGATCTCGTCCGCGACGCAAATGGAGATCCGATCACCGTGTCAGTGGACATGGCAGGCCGACAGGTCTTTATCCGGATATGGGAGATCCTGGTCGGCAGGGTAAAGCTCCTGATGCTCGATTCCGATGTGCCCTTGAACTCGGCAAAGGACAGACAGATCACGTCCTATCTCTATGGAGGCGACAAGGAGACACGGCTTCAACAGGAGATCGTCCTAGGCATCGGAGGCATTAGGGCCTTGAATGCCCTGGATCTGGCCCCTACGGTCTGCCACATGAACGAAGGGCACTCCGCCTTCATGGCCGTGGAACGGATCCGTCTGCTCATGAAAGAACAGGCCCTTTCCTTTGACGAGGCCGTGGAGGCGGTACGGGCCACGAGCACATTCACGACCCACACGCCTGTTCCGGCCGGTATCGACCATTTTCCCCAGGATCTCATGCGCCGCTATTTTACTGGCATCGCTTCGGAGCTCACCATCGGGATCGACTCCTTTCTCGGTCTCGGGAGGATCGAGCCTGGAAATCCGGCCGAGGATTTTTCCATGGCGGTCCTTGCCATTCGATGTGCCTCCCAGACGAACGGGGTGAGCAGACTCCATGGTGAGGTGAGCAGGAGGATGTGGTCCGGGCTCTGGCCCCAGATACCGAAAAACGAGGTCCCCATCACCCACATCACGAACGGGGTGCATACACGGGGATGGTTGTCGAGCGAGATGTCCCGTCTCTATGAACGGTATCTCGGGGTCCGCTGGATCGATGAACCCGCCAACCACGCCATCTGGAAACGCGTAGAGCAGATCCCGGCCTTCGAACTCTGGAGAGCCCGTCAGAGGATGACCGATGCCCTCATCTCCTTTGCCAGGTCCCGGCTCAAGAAGCAGCTCCTCGCAAAGGGGGCCCCCAGGCATCAGCTCGACCAGGTGGACGAGATCCTGGACCCCGAGGCCCTCACCATAGGGTTCGCGCGCCGTTTTGCCGCCTACAAGCGGGCGACCCTCGTCTTTCGAGACCCGGACCGCCTTGCCCGAATCCTAAACAACCCGGAACGACCCGTCCAGATCATCTTCGGTGGCAAGGCCCACCCCCAGGATCGGTTCGGGAAGGAACTCATCCACAAGGTCATAGAGATAGCAAACCGGCCAGAATTTCGAAAAAAAATCGTTTTTATCGAAAATTACGACATAGAGCTCGCACGAAATCTCGTTCAGGGGGTCGATGTATGGCTCAACACCCCAAGGCGTCCAAACGAGGCGAGCGGAACGAGCGGCATGAAGGTGACGGCCAACGGCGGCATCAATTTCAGCGTTCTCGACGGGTGGTGGGTCGAGGGATACCGGGGTGACAACGGGTGGTCCATCGGAGCAGGCGAGGAATACACGAACGAAGAGGAACAGGACGAGATCGAAAGCAGACTGCTATACGAGGTGCTTGAAAACTCCATCGTCCCCCTCTTCTACCAGCGATCATCCGACGGGATCCCCCACGGATGGCTGGAAATGATGAAAAAATCCATCATGACCATTTGCCCGACATTCAACACAAACCGGATGGTGGAGGAATACGCGAGCAAGTTCTATTTCCCGAATGGACAAAGGTGGCATGTCCTGGCCGCTTCCCAATGGAAGGATCTCAAGGAGCTTGTGCAATGGAAGAAGAAGGCCATTGCATCTTGGAGCCATGTAAAATTTCATGACGTGCGGATCCCACTCGACAAGACCCCAAAGGTGGGAGACCGCCTTCCCATTCGGGCAACAATAGAACTCGGTCCGTTCAACCCGGAAGAAATCAGGGTGGAAGCGTATATCGGAAGGCTCGACGAAAAGGGGGATATCCTCGAGGGAAGCGCCCTTCCCCTTCTGCCCACTGGGGAGAAGGACGGAGAAAAGGCGGTTTTTGAAGGAAAGATCCTATGTCTTTCGAGCGGCCAGATCGGATTCACCCTCCGGTGCTATCCGTACCGAAAGGAGCTGAGCCACAAGTTCGAGTTGGGGCTCCTTACGTGGTGGCAGGCGTGA